Proteins found in one Siniperca chuatsi isolate FFG_IHB_CAS linkage group LG22, ASM2008510v1, whole genome shotgun sequence genomic segment:
- the prkd4 gene encoding protein kinase D4 isoform X1 gives MSAVTPSSPTSLAAPALVQFQLGLFREVVRVPAANLSYRHAKRLAAEIIERKAPDCSVVGVGEKILLFRHQTASELLLHRLTDNDELQDGDLIDVIIAESASVTEMRIRPHNLVVQSYRTPTFCHHCGEMLWGLVRQGLKCDGCGLDFHKRCAFQLPNDCSRVRRQVSTSMSLFPPRRRRAHSLTNQAGGSLEEISMSKPSSRPPSWAEPPVWLGIGYGDRSRAQVPHTFHIHSYTKPTVCQYCHRLLRGLFRQGLQCSDCRFNCHRRCEQLVPRDCPGERRDVNGEDSTAVGHSFPPDPEDDESELTSTTTLELSDDEMSTDGDSMIEIKEDEQLREPMSPCFSSYIPLMRLVQTVHHTKRRAGGVLREGWLLHHTNTDTMRKRHYWILDWKSFTLYQNESSTKYYKEITLSEVLQVRGPAQLSVPSLPGNSAHSFEVVTATLVYCVVAGETGPAWESAIRQALMPVQSSGGHREENQDKDSHRESVDISSVYQIVTDEVLGSGQFGVVYRGTHRKSGRPVAIKVIDKTRFPTKQERQLRNEVTILQNLSHLGVVLVEGMFETMEYVFVVMEKLHGDMLEMILSSEKGRLPERNTRFLVTQILEALRYLHFKHIAHCDLKPENVLLASADPFPQVKLCDFGFARIIGEKSFRRSVVGTPAYLAPEVISSSGYNRSLDMWSVGVIMYVSLSGTFPFNEDEDIRQQITNAAFMYPRQPWASISLEAVSLINNLLQVSVRRRFSVGKALGHPWLQDFQLWCDLREFEQRMGCRYLTHKGDEERWIRYAEERGLSFPSHLCWDPDNDPDM, from the exons ATGTCCGCAGTGACTCCCTCCAGTCCCACCAGTCTCGCAGCGCCGGCTCTGGTCCAGTTCCAGCTCGGCCTCTTCAGGGAAGTGGTTCGAGTCCCTGCTGCCAACCTGAGCTATCGCCATGCCAAGAGGCTGGCTGCGGAGATCATAGAGCGCAAG GCTCCAGACTGCAGCGTGGTGGGCGTCGGGGAGAAGATTCTGCTGTTCAGACACCAGACCgcctcagagctgctgctgcaccgCCTGACTGACAACGACGAGCTGCAGGATGGAGACCTCATCGATGTCATCATCGCAG AATCAGCGTCAGTGACTGAGATGAGGATCCGTCCACACAACCTGGTGGTCCAGTCGTACCGGACTCCCACTTTCTGCCACCACTGCGGAGAAATGCTGTGGGGCCTCGTTCGACAGGGATTAAAATGTGACG gTTGTGGATTAGACTTTCATAAACGTTGTGCTTTCCAGTTGCCCAATGACTGCAGTCGAGTGCGGCGTCAGGTTAGCACCAGCATGTCCCTGTTTCCTCCCCGACGACGGCGCGCGCACTCCCTGACCAATCAGGCAGGTGGCAGTCTGGAAGAG ATCAGCATGTCCAAGCCCTCATCCAGGCCTCCGTCCTGGGCAGAGCCCCCGGTCTGGCTGGGAATCGGATACGGGGACAGGAGCAGGGCTCAGGTCCCTCACACCTTCCACATCCACAGCTACACCAAACCCACCGTCTGCCAGTACTGCCACCGGCTGCTCAGAGGGCTCTTCAGACAGGGGCTGCAGTGCTCAG ACTGCAGGTTTAACTGCCACCGGCGCTGTGAGCAGTTAGTCCCCAGAGACTGtccaggagagaggagagacgtCAACGGGGAAG ATTCCACAGCAGTGGGTCACAGCTTCCCACCAGACCCAGAGGACGATGAGTCAGAGCTCACCAGTACGACAACACTAGAACTCTCTGATGATGAGATGTCCACTGACGGGGACTCGATGATTGAGATCAAAGAAGACGAGCAACTGCGAGAGCCAATGAG TCCGTGTTTCAGCAGCTACATCCCTCTGATGAGGCTCGTCCAGACCGTGCATCACACCAAGAGGAGAGCCGGGGGAGTCCTGAGAGAGGGATGGCTGCTGCATCACACCAACACTGACACCAtg AGGAAACGCCATTACTGGATCTTGGACTGGAAGAGCTTCACTCTATACCAGAACGAGAGCAGCACCAAGTACTACAAG gaGATCACTCTGTCTGAGGTGCTGCAGGTCCGAGGCCCCGCTCAGCTCTCCGTGCCCTCGTTGCCAGGCAACAGCGCCCACTCCTTCGAGGTGGTGACGGCCACGCTGGTGTACTGCGTGGTGGCCGGAGAGACCGGGCCGGCCTGGGAGAGCGCCATCCGTCAGGCTCTGATGCCCGTGCAGAGCAGCGGAGGACACCGCGAGGAGAACCAGG ATAAAGACTCACACAGAGAGAGCGTG GACATCAGCTCGGTGTATCAGATCGTCACAGATGAGGTGCTGGGCTCAGGACAGTTCGGAGTGGTGTACAGAG GTACTCACAGGAAGTCGGGTCGGCCAGTCGCCATCAAAGTGATCGACAAGACGCGCTTCCCCACCAAACAAGAGAGACAGCTGAGAAACGAAGTGACCATCTTGCAG AATCTGTCCCACCTCGGTGTGGTCCTGGTGGAGGGCATGTTCGAGACGATGGAGTACGTCTTTGTCGTCATGGAGAAGCTCCATGGAGACATGCTGGAGATGATTTTGTCCAGTGAGAAAGGCCGACTCCCTGAACGCAACACCCGCTTCCTGGTCACGCAG ATCCTTGAGGCTCTGCGGTATCTGCACTTCAAACATATCGCTCACTGTGACCTGAAACCTGAGAATGTACTGCTGGCCTCTGCGGACCCCTTCCCTCAG GTCAAGCTGTGCGACTTCGGCTTCGCCCGCATCATCGGGGAGAAGTCTTTCCGTCGCTCGGTTGTGGGCACACCTGCCTACCTGGCGCCTGAGGTAATCAGCAGCAGCGGCTACAACCGCTCTCTGGACATGTGGTCCGTGGGCGTCATCATGTACGTCAGCCTGAGCGGCACGTTCCCCTTCAACGAGGACGAGGACATCAGACAGCAGATCACCAATGCTGCCTTCATGTACCCACGACAACCCTGGGCTTCCATCTCACTGGAGG CTGTGAGTCTCATCAATAACCTGCTGCAGGTGTCGGTCAGACGGAGGTTCAGTGTGGGCAAAGCACTGGGACACCCCTGGTTGCAG gACTTCCAGCTGTGGTGTGACCTCAGGGAGTTCGAGCAGAGGATGGGCTGCAGGTATCTGACGCACAAAGGGGACGAGGAGCGCTGGATACGTTACGCCGAGGAGAGAGGCCTGAGCTTCCCATCCCACCTCTGCTGGGACCCTGACAACGACCCTGACATGTGA
- the prkd4 gene encoding protein kinase D4 isoform X2, translated as MTPSSPTSLAAPALVQFQLGLFREVVRVPAANLSYRHAKRLAAEIIERKAPDCSVVGVGEKILLFRHQTASELLLHRLTDNDELQDGDLIDVIIAESASVTEMRIRPHNLVVQSYRTPTFCHHCGEMLWGLVRQGLKCDGCGLDFHKRCAFQLPNDCSRVRRQVSTSMSLFPPRRRRAHSLTNQAGGSLEEISMSKPSSRPPSWAEPPVWLGIGYGDRSRAQVPHTFHIHSYTKPTVCQYCHRLLRGLFRQGLQCSDCRFNCHRRCEQLVPRDCPGERRDVNGEDSTAVGHSFPPDPEDDESELTSTTTLELSDDEMSTDGDSMIEIKEDEQLREPMSPCFSSYIPLMRLVQTVHHTKRRAGGVLREGWLLHHTNTDTMRKRHYWILDWKSFTLYQNESSTKYYKEITLSEVLQVRGPAQLSVPSLPGNSAHSFEVVTATLVYCVVAGETGPAWESAIRQALMPVQSSGGHREENQDKDSHRESVDISSVYQIVTDEVLGSGQFGVVYRGTHRKSGRPVAIKVIDKTRFPTKQERQLRNEVTILQNLSHLGVVLVEGMFETMEYVFVVMEKLHGDMLEMILSSEKGRLPERNTRFLVTQILEALRYLHFKHIAHCDLKPENVLLASADPFPQVKLCDFGFARIIGEKSFRRSVVGTPAYLAPEVISSSGYNRSLDMWSVGVIMYVSLSGTFPFNEDEDIRQQITNAAFMYPRQPWASISLEAVSLINNLLQVSVRRRFSVGKALGHPWLQDFQLWCDLREFEQRMGCRYLTHKGDEERWIRYAEERGLSFPSHLCWDPDNDPDM; from the exons A TGACTCCCTCCAGTCCCACCAGTCTCGCAGCGCCGGCTCTGGTCCAGTTCCAGCTCGGCCTCTTCAGGGAAGTGGTTCGAGTCCCTGCTGCCAACCTGAGCTATCGCCATGCCAAGAGGCTGGCTGCGGAGATCATAGAGCGCAAG GCTCCAGACTGCAGCGTGGTGGGCGTCGGGGAGAAGATTCTGCTGTTCAGACACCAGACCgcctcagagctgctgctgcaccgCCTGACTGACAACGACGAGCTGCAGGATGGAGACCTCATCGATGTCATCATCGCAG AATCAGCGTCAGTGACTGAGATGAGGATCCGTCCACACAACCTGGTGGTCCAGTCGTACCGGACTCCCACTTTCTGCCACCACTGCGGAGAAATGCTGTGGGGCCTCGTTCGACAGGGATTAAAATGTGACG gTTGTGGATTAGACTTTCATAAACGTTGTGCTTTCCAGTTGCCCAATGACTGCAGTCGAGTGCGGCGTCAGGTTAGCACCAGCATGTCCCTGTTTCCTCCCCGACGACGGCGCGCGCACTCCCTGACCAATCAGGCAGGTGGCAGTCTGGAAGAG ATCAGCATGTCCAAGCCCTCATCCAGGCCTCCGTCCTGGGCAGAGCCCCCGGTCTGGCTGGGAATCGGATACGGGGACAGGAGCAGGGCTCAGGTCCCTCACACCTTCCACATCCACAGCTACACCAAACCCACCGTCTGCCAGTACTGCCACCGGCTGCTCAGAGGGCTCTTCAGACAGGGGCTGCAGTGCTCAG ACTGCAGGTTTAACTGCCACCGGCGCTGTGAGCAGTTAGTCCCCAGAGACTGtccaggagagaggagagacgtCAACGGGGAAG ATTCCACAGCAGTGGGTCACAGCTTCCCACCAGACCCAGAGGACGATGAGTCAGAGCTCACCAGTACGACAACACTAGAACTCTCTGATGATGAGATGTCCACTGACGGGGACTCGATGATTGAGATCAAAGAAGACGAGCAACTGCGAGAGCCAATGAG TCCGTGTTTCAGCAGCTACATCCCTCTGATGAGGCTCGTCCAGACCGTGCATCACACCAAGAGGAGAGCCGGGGGAGTCCTGAGAGAGGGATGGCTGCTGCATCACACCAACACTGACACCAtg AGGAAACGCCATTACTGGATCTTGGACTGGAAGAGCTTCACTCTATACCAGAACGAGAGCAGCACCAAGTACTACAAG gaGATCACTCTGTCTGAGGTGCTGCAGGTCCGAGGCCCCGCTCAGCTCTCCGTGCCCTCGTTGCCAGGCAACAGCGCCCACTCCTTCGAGGTGGTGACGGCCACGCTGGTGTACTGCGTGGTGGCCGGAGAGACCGGGCCGGCCTGGGAGAGCGCCATCCGTCAGGCTCTGATGCCCGTGCAGAGCAGCGGAGGACACCGCGAGGAGAACCAGG ATAAAGACTCACACAGAGAGAGCGTG GACATCAGCTCGGTGTATCAGATCGTCACAGATGAGGTGCTGGGCTCAGGACAGTTCGGAGTGGTGTACAGAG GTACTCACAGGAAGTCGGGTCGGCCAGTCGCCATCAAAGTGATCGACAAGACGCGCTTCCCCACCAAACAAGAGAGACAGCTGAGAAACGAAGTGACCATCTTGCAG AATCTGTCCCACCTCGGTGTGGTCCTGGTGGAGGGCATGTTCGAGACGATGGAGTACGTCTTTGTCGTCATGGAGAAGCTCCATGGAGACATGCTGGAGATGATTTTGTCCAGTGAGAAAGGCCGACTCCCTGAACGCAACACCCGCTTCCTGGTCACGCAG ATCCTTGAGGCTCTGCGGTATCTGCACTTCAAACATATCGCTCACTGTGACCTGAAACCTGAGAATGTACTGCTGGCCTCTGCGGACCCCTTCCCTCAG GTCAAGCTGTGCGACTTCGGCTTCGCCCGCATCATCGGGGAGAAGTCTTTCCGTCGCTCGGTTGTGGGCACACCTGCCTACCTGGCGCCTGAGGTAATCAGCAGCAGCGGCTACAACCGCTCTCTGGACATGTGGTCCGTGGGCGTCATCATGTACGTCAGCCTGAGCGGCACGTTCCCCTTCAACGAGGACGAGGACATCAGACAGCAGATCACCAATGCTGCCTTCATGTACCCACGACAACCCTGGGCTTCCATCTCACTGGAGG CTGTGAGTCTCATCAATAACCTGCTGCAGGTGTCGGTCAGACGGAGGTTCAGTGTGGGCAAAGCACTGGGACACCCCTGGTTGCAG gACTTCCAGCTGTGGTGTGACCTCAGGGAGTTCGAGCAGAGGATGGGCTGCAGGTATCTGACGCACAAAGGGGACGAGGAGCGCTGGATACGTTACGCCGAGGAGAGAGGCCTGAGCTTCCCATCCCACCTCTGCTGGGACCCTGACAACGACCCTGACATGTGA
- the klc2 gene encoding kinesin light chain 2 isoform X2, producing MSTMVYPREEALERLSQDEIVLNTKAVMQGLEALRGEHAQLLNSLLDCTQPPAAQEKSGLLRKSLEAIELGLGEAQVIIALSSHLSAVESEKQKLRAQVRRLCQENQWLRDELAGTQHKLQRSEQSVAQLEEEKKHLEFMNQIKKFDDDVSPSEEKSQTSGSGGGGSGGGDTSKDSLDDLFPNDDDQGPAQPSGEVAAQQGGYEIPARLRTLHNLVIQYASQGRYEVAVPLCKQALEDLEKTSGHDHPDVATMLNILALVYRDQNKYKEAAHLLNDALAIREKTLGKDHPAVAATLNNLAVLYGKRGKYKEAEPLCKRALEIREKVLGKYHPDVAKQLNNLALLCQNQGKYDEVEYYYRRALEIYESKLGADDPNVAKTKNNLATCYLKQGKFKDAEALYKEILTRAHEKEFGSVNNDNKPIWMHAEEREESKGKRKDSGPYVEYGSWYKACKVDSPTVNTTLKSLGALYRRQGKLEAAETLEECASKSRKQGIDAINQSKVVELLKDGGAGGSDRRQSREGINGPGGQRGENEGDDSAEWNGDGNGSLRRSGSFGKIRDALRRSSEMLVKKLQGSGPQEPRNPGMKRASSLNFLNKSTEETTQDANSGLSDCRGLSASNVDLSRRSSLIG from the exons ATGTCCACCATGGTGTATCCACGTGAAGAAGCCCTGGAGCGACTGAGCCAGGATGAGATTGTCCTCAACACTAAGGCCGTCATGCAGGGCTTGGAGGCGCTGCGTGGCGAACATGCCCAGCTCCTCAACTCGCTGCTGGACTGCACCCAGCCACCCGCCGCCCAGGAGAAATCTGGGCTGCTCCGCAAGAGTCTGGAGGCCATCGAGCTGGGCCTGGGAGAGGCGCAG GTGATCATCGCCCTGTCGAGCCACCTGAGCGCCGTGGAGTCGGAGAAGCAGAAGCTGCGCGCTCAGGTGCGTCGGCTCTGCCAGGAGAACCAGTGGCTGCGGGACGAGCTGGCGGGAACGCAGCACAAGCTGCAGCGCAGCGAGCAGAGCGTCgcccagctggaggaggagaagaagcaCCTGGAGTTCATGAACCAGATCAAAAAGTTCGACGATGACGTCTCGCCCTCGGAGGAGAAGAGCCAGACCTCCGGTAGCGGCGGTGgtggaagtggaggaggagacaCTTCAAAGGACAGTCTGGATGACTTGTTCCCCAACGATGATGACCAGGGACCAG CCCAGCCCAGCGGAGAGGTGGCAGCCCAGCAGGGAGGCTACGAGATCCCGGCCCGCCTCAGGACACTCCACAACCTGGTGATCCAGTACGCCTCGCAGGGGAGGTACGAAGTGGCCGTGCCGCTGTGCAAACAAGCCCTGGAGGACCTGGAGAAGACGTCTGGACACGACCACCCTGACGTAGCCACCATGCTCAACATCCTGGCCTTGGTGTACAG GGATCAGAACAAGTACAAAGAAGCAGCTCACCTCCTGAATGACGCCCTGGCCATCAGAGAGAAGACACTGGGGAAGGATCATCCAGCTGTGGCCGCAACCCTCAACAACCTGGCTGTTCTGTACGGGAAGAGGGGCAAGTACAAGGAGGCTGAACCTCTCTGCAAGAGAGCGCTGGAGATCAGAGAGAAG gtgttggggaagtACCACCCAGATGTAGCCAAGCAGCTGAACAACTTGGCCCTGCTGTGTCAGAACCAGGGCAAGTACGACGAGGTGGAGTACTACTACAGACGAGCCCTGGAGATCTACGAGTCCAAACTGGGAGCTGATGACCCCAACGTGGCCAAGACCAAAAATAACCTG GCTACGTGCTACCTGAAGCAGGGGAAGTTCAAAGATGCTGAGGCACTGTACAAAGAGATCCTGACCAGGGCACATGAGAAGGAGTTTGGATCTGTCAATA ATGACAACAAGCCAATCTGGATGCacgcagaggagagagaggagagcaag GGTAAGCGCAAGGACTCTGGCCCATATGTAGAGTATGGAAGCTGGTATAAGGCCTGCAAGGTGGACAG ccccacagtgaacacaacactCAAAAGCTTGGGAGCTTTGTATCGTCGTCAGGGCAaactggaggcagcagagacaCTGGAGGAGTGCGCCAGCAAGTCACGTAAACAG ggtaTTGATGCCATTAACCAGAGTAAGGTGGTGGAGCTGCTGAAGGACGGGGGAGCTGGAGGTAGCGACAGACGACAGAGCAGGGAAGGAATCAATGGGCCGGGGGGACAGCGGGGGGAGAACGAGGGTGACGACTCCGCTGAGTGGAACGGG GATGGTAACGGGTCTCTGCGTCGCAGTGGCTCCTTCGGGAAGATTCGTGACGCCCTGAGAAGAAGCAGCGAGATGCTGGTGAAGAAGCTGCAGGGGAGCGGACCACAAGAACCCCGCAACCCAGG AATGAAGAGAGCAAGCTCCCTCAACTTCCTCAACAAGAGCACTGAGGAGACCACACAG GATGCCAACTCTGGACTCTCGGACTGCAGGGGACTAAGCGCCAGCAACGTGGACTTATCCAGACGCAGCTCCCTGATTGGCTAG
- the klc2 gene encoding kinesin light chain 2 isoform X1 — translation MKAMSTMVYPREEALERLSQDEIVLNTKAVMQGLEALRGEHAQLLNSLLDCTQPPAAQEKSGLLRKSLEAIELGLGEAQVIIALSSHLSAVESEKQKLRAQVRRLCQENQWLRDELAGTQHKLQRSEQSVAQLEEEKKHLEFMNQIKKFDDDVSPSEEKSQTSGSGGGGSGGGDTSKDSLDDLFPNDDDQGPAQPSGEVAAQQGGYEIPARLRTLHNLVIQYASQGRYEVAVPLCKQALEDLEKTSGHDHPDVATMLNILALVYRDQNKYKEAAHLLNDALAIREKTLGKDHPAVAATLNNLAVLYGKRGKYKEAEPLCKRALEIREKVLGKYHPDVAKQLNNLALLCQNQGKYDEVEYYYRRALEIYESKLGADDPNVAKTKNNLATCYLKQGKFKDAEALYKEILTRAHEKEFGSVNNDNKPIWMHAEEREESKGKRKDSGPYVEYGSWYKACKVDSPTVNTTLKSLGALYRRQGKLEAAETLEECASKSRKQGIDAINQSKVVELLKDGGAGGSDRRQSREGINGPGGQRGENEGDDSAEWNGDGNGSLRRSGSFGKIRDALRRSSEMLVKKLQGSGPQEPRNPGMKRASSLNFLNKSTEETTQDANSGLSDCRGLSASNVDLSRRSSLIG, via the exons ATGAAG GCAATGTCCACCATGGTGTATCCACGTGAAGAAGCCCTGGAGCGACTGAGCCAGGATGAGATTGTCCTCAACACTAAGGCCGTCATGCAGGGCTTGGAGGCGCTGCGTGGCGAACATGCCCAGCTCCTCAACTCGCTGCTGGACTGCACCCAGCCACCCGCCGCCCAGGAGAAATCTGGGCTGCTCCGCAAGAGTCTGGAGGCCATCGAGCTGGGCCTGGGAGAGGCGCAG GTGATCATCGCCCTGTCGAGCCACCTGAGCGCCGTGGAGTCGGAGAAGCAGAAGCTGCGCGCTCAGGTGCGTCGGCTCTGCCAGGAGAACCAGTGGCTGCGGGACGAGCTGGCGGGAACGCAGCACAAGCTGCAGCGCAGCGAGCAGAGCGTCgcccagctggaggaggagaagaagcaCCTGGAGTTCATGAACCAGATCAAAAAGTTCGACGATGACGTCTCGCCCTCGGAGGAGAAGAGCCAGACCTCCGGTAGCGGCGGTGgtggaagtggaggaggagacaCTTCAAAGGACAGTCTGGATGACTTGTTCCCCAACGATGATGACCAGGGACCAG CCCAGCCCAGCGGAGAGGTGGCAGCCCAGCAGGGAGGCTACGAGATCCCGGCCCGCCTCAGGACACTCCACAACCTGGTGATCCAGTACGCCTCGCAGGGGAGGTACGAAGTGGCCGTGCCGCTGTGCAAACAAGCCCTGGAGGACCTGGAGAAGACGTCTGGACACGACCACCCTGACGTAGCCACCATGCTCAACATCCTGGCCTTGGTGTACAG GGATCAGAACAAGTACAAAGAAGCAGCTCACCTCCTGAATGACGCCCTGGCCATCAGAGAGAAGACACTGGGGAAGGATCATCCAGCTGTGGCCGCAACCCTCAACAACCTGGCTGTTCTGTACGGGAAGAGGGGCAAGTACAAGGAGGCTGAACCTCTCTGCAAGAGAGCGCTGGAGATCAGAGAGAAG gtgttggggaagtACCACCCAGATGTAGCCAAGCAGCTGAACAACTTGGCCCTGCTGTGTCAGAACCAGGGCAAGTACGACGAGGTGGAGTACTACTACAGACGAGCCCTGGAGATCTACGAGTCCAAACTGGGAGCTGATGACCCCAACGTGGCCAAGACCAAAAATAACCTG GCTACGTGCTACCTGAAGCAGGGGAAGTTCAAAGATGCTGAGGCACTGTACAAAGAGATCCTGACCAGGGCACATGAGAAGGAGTTTGGATCTGTCAATA ATGACAACAAGCCAATCTGGATGCacgcagaggagagagaggagagcaag GGTAAGCGCAAGGACTCTGGCCCATATGTAGAGTATGGAAGCTGGTATAAGGCCTGCAAGGTGGACAG ccccacagtgaacacaacactCAAAAGCTTGGGAGCTTTGTATCGTCGTCAGGGCAaactggaggcagcagagacaCTGGAGGAGTGCGCCAGCAAGTCACGTAAACAG ggtaTTGATGCCATTAACCAGAGTAAGGTGGTGGAGCTGCTGAAGGACGGGGGAGCTGGAGGTAGCGACAGACGACAGAGCAGGGAAGGAATCAATGGGCCGGGGGGACAGCGGGGGGAGAACGAGGGTGACGACTCCGCTGAGTGGAACGGG GATGGTAACGGGTCTCTGCGTCGCAGTGGCTCCTTCGGGAAGATTCGTGACGCCCTGAGAAGAAGCAGCGAGATGCTGGTGAAGAAGCTGCAGGGGAGCGGACCACAAGAACCCCGCAACCCAGG AATGAAGAGAGCAAGCTCCCTCAACTTCCTCAACAAGAGCACTGAGGAGACCACACAG GATGCCAACTCTGGACTCTCGGACTGCAGGGGACTAAGCGCCAGCAACGTGGACTTATCCAGACGCAGCTCCCTGATTGGCTAG